The following are encoded together in the Zingiber officinale cultivar Zhangliang chromosome 8A, Zo_v1.1, whole genome shotgun sequence genome:
- the LOC122009154 gene encoding uncharacterized protein LOC122009154: protein MRLTMGSSSLSLKLAFSFSVSISLAVSLASSSPPSLPKIPSVLAFKSFSQPPPPSSPRSFASNLLALLGSPDDSSAVPVSEAREIASCFRFLVPFSPPSSAKNEHLRRCQGANDMIWWPPESVMELACLAIDSGGDPAVIQGALDPTPLPVPDVEGLKKDKCQLTSTPYGYRFVNWELNAYFAFLFELIIERGPSVGLNVNLSRYDLFHGHLFIADSGRLGILFHAREYPEYNKESFPYNMGYCQRGSTVVYDDSMNLRNILWLAPQPGNRTDAGGSPGVLVVLDAHPDGIIYKELVPQYVDTVRTIFEDDFGDHVADVNYLNVRSVVPGDRIFMC from the exons ATGAGGTTGACCATGGGGAGCTCTTCGCTCTCCCTCAAGCTGGCCTTCTCCTTCTCCGTCTCCATCTCTCTCGCCGTCTCCTTAGCTTCATCGTCTCCACCGTCCCTCCCCAAGATCCCATCCGTCCTTGCCTTCAAATCCTTCTCCCAACCTCCCCCTCCCTCCTCTCCCCGATCCTTCGCCTCGAACCTCCTCGCCCTCCTCGGCTCCCCCGACGATTCCTCCGCTGTTCCCGTCTCCGAGGCCCGGGAGATCGCATCGTGCTTCCGTTTTCTTGTCCCTTTCTCACCTCCTTCCTCTGCCAAGAATGAGCACCTCCGCCGCTGCCAAGGTGCCAACGACATGATCTGGTGGCCGCCGGAGTCGGTCATGGAGCTGGCTTGCCTCGCCATCGACTCGGGAGGCGATCCCGCTGTGATCCAGGGGGCGCTGGATCCGACCCCGTTGCCT GTGCCTGATGTGGAGGGCCTGAAGAAAGATAAGTGTCAATTGACAAGTACTCCTTATGGCTATCGATTTGTGAACTGG GAGTTAAATGCATATTTTGCGTTTTTGTTCGAACTTATTATTGAGAGGGGGCCTTCTGTGGGTTTGAATGTTAACCTTAGCCGATATGATCTGTTTCATGGCCATCTCTTCATTGCCGACTCTGGAAGACTTGGCATTCT gTTCCATGCAAGAGAGTATCCTGAATACAATAAAGAATCATTTCCTTATAACATGGGCTATTGCCAAAGAG GTTCCACTGTGGTCTATGATGATTCTATGAATCTAAGGAATATACTTTGGCTTGCACCACAACCTGGTAACAGAACGGATGCTGGGGGATCACCTG GTGTGTTGGTTGTTCTTGATGCTCATCCTGATGGTATTATATACAAGGAACTAGTGCCACAATACGTAGATACTGTGAGAACTATTTTTGAAG ATGATTTTGGTGATCATGTGGCTGATGTCAACTACTTGAATGTCCGCAGTGTTGTTCCTGGTGACAGAATTTTTATGTGCTGA
- the LOC122010828 gene encoding UPF0496 protein At5g66675-like, whose protein sequence is MGSASATLRRSTSAVGPHSLDLRKVIESDPELKAKVDTFRNATLPRVKEDLAALARFFPKASSCVAAIRAALVSYHREKMGRKRRRQHPRKATKYADTIADLDRFKLAVDSFPGLNLDGHLLEDDTMAVFLRERKSWIAMRRQKLKWWHRVCSVVFTIAFVGVLTASVLLAFAGAAVVAVTAATACSTVIKAVEPLVHAALDEQEMKLKEEDEVVEAMRDGELLVQKFKGLVSYAERVAAELDDMMKHVEFAREWGYREEAVEVVMAGMIPKTDEVERSVEELKRKMDECCYSIQQFEYNFIKIITT, encoded by the coding sequence ATGGGTAGCGCCTCCGCCACGCTCCGCCGCTCAACCTCAGCCGTCGGCCCCCACTCCCTCGACCTCAGAAAGGTTATCGAGAGCGACCCGGAACTGAAGGCGAAGGTGGATACCTTCCGTAACGCCACTCTGCCGCGCGTCAAGGAAGATCTCGCCGCCCTCGCCCGGTTCTTCCCCAAGGCGAGCTCCTGTGTCGCTGCCATCCGAGCCGCACTGGTCTCCTACCATCGAGAGAAGATGGGGAGGAAGAGACGGCGTCAGCACCCCCGCAAGGCCACCAAGTACGCCGACACCATCGCTGATCTGGACAGGTTCAAGCTCGCCGTCGACAGCTTCCCCGGGCTCAACTTGGACGGCCATCTACTCGAGGACGACACGATGGCCGTGTTCCTGCGCGAGAGGAAGTCGTGGATCGCTATGCGGCGACAGAAGCTGAAGTGGTGGCACAGGGTCTGCAGCGTCGTCTTCACGATCGCCTTCGTCGGCGTACTCACGGCCTCCGTCTTGCTCGCCTTCGCTGGAGCGGCCGTGGTCGCCGTCACCGCGGCCACTGCATGCTCCACCGTGATCAAAGCAGTGGAGCCGTTGGTGCACGCGGCCCTGGACGAGCAAGAGATGAAACTGAAGGAGGAGGATGAGGTGGTGGAGGCGATGCGGGACGGCGAGCTGCTGGTGCAGAAGTTCAAAGGCCTTGTGTCTTACGCAGAGAGGGTGGCGGCAGAGCTGGATGACATGATGAAACATGTGGAGTTTGCTCGGGAGTGGGGGTACCGGGAGGAGGCGGTGGAAGTGGTGATGGCCGGGATGATACCGAAGACGGACGAGGTGGAGCGCAGCGTGGAGGAGTTGAAGCGCAAGATGGACGAGTGCTGCTACTCGATCCAACAATTCGAGTACAACTTCATCAAGATCATAACAACTTAA